From Bacillus alveayuensis, one genomic window encodes:
- a CDS encoding SSS family transporter (product_source=TIGR00813; cog=COG0591; pfam=PF00474; superfamily=51735; tigrfam=TIGR00813; transmembrane_helix_parts=Outside_1_5,TMhelix_6_28,Inside_29_40,TMhelix_41_63,Outside_64_77,TMhelix_78_100,Inside_101_129,TMhelix_130_152,Outside_153_161,TMhelix_162_184,Inside_185_196,TMhelix_197_216,Outside_217_239,TMhelix_240_262,Inside_263_282,TMhelix_283_305,Outside_306_324,TMhelix_325_347,Inside_348_377,TMhelix_378_395,Outside_396_404,TMhelix_405_427,Inside_428_433,TMhelix_434_453,Outside_454_456,TMhelix_457_479,Inside_480_501) produces MNDLVFAGTDGIIILTFYAIIMLAIGYFSGRGKNLHDSLSGYYLAGRNLGIIALFFTLYATQYSGNTIVGYAPTAYRTGFSWIQSISFMTIIIGIYLLFAPRLYVISKRQNFVTPTDWLQFRFKSKAVTILSIFLMLWGLGNYLLEQLVAIGQAISGMTGGTIPYQIGVIAFVLVMLIYEWMGGMKAVAFTDVMQGLVLMLGIFVFLFGSLHLVGGDFVEVTKFISEHDPAKIAVPSLETSINWFSLLLLVGFGAAIYPHAIQRIYSSESERTLKRSFARMAWMPPLTTGLVFIIGIIGIMVIPGLDKSGSEQLVGMMANKVASINSFYYWVMVLFFGGIVAAIISTADSVLLSFSSMISNDVYGKFMNPNASERKKVMVGKASGILAVVFLLWIAWNPPATLYEIFVLKFELLVQVFPAFILGLYWKRLSAKPVFFGMLMGAILAGVLTIIGHKTVVGIHGGVLGLALNIFICVIGSLMFPLSAQSKQEAEKLTSLNIEM; encoded by the coding sequence ATGAATGATTTAGTTTTTGCTGGGACGGACGGCATTATAATCTTAACGTTTTATGCAATCATTATGCTAGCCATTGGCTATTTCTCTGGAAGAGGAAAAAATCTTCATGACAGTTTGTCTGGCTATTATTTAGCAGGAAGAAATTTAGGAATTATTGCTTTGTTTTTTACGTTATATGCAACACAATATAGCGGAAATACGATCGTAGGATATGCTCCAACTGCCTATCGAACAGGTTTTTCATGGATTCAATCTATTTCATTTATGACCATTATAATCGGAATATATTTATTATTTGCTCCTAGATTATATGTCATTTCTAAAAGACAAAACTTCGTTACACCTACAGATTGGCTTCAATTTCGTTTTAAATCGAAAGCGGTTACAATTTTAAGCATTTTTCTTATGCTATGGGGATTAGGAAATTACCTATTAGAGCAATTAGTAGCAATTGGGCAAGCTATTTCAGGCATGACAGGCGGAACAATTCCGTATCAAATTGGGGTTATTGCCTTCGTTCTTGTAATGTTGATTTATGAATGGATGGGTGGGATGAAAGCGGTTGCTTTTACAGATGTGATGCAAGGATTAGTACTTATGTTAGGTATTTTTGTTTTTCTATTTGGATCTTTACACCTTGTAGGGGGAGATTTTGTAGAAGTTACAAAATTTATTTCCGAACATGATCCTGCAAAAATAGCGGTCCCTTCTTTAGAAACCTCTATTAACTGGTTTAGTCTGTTGCTGCTTGTCGGATTTGGAGCTGCTATTTATCCTCATGCGATACAACGTATTTACTCTTCCGAAAGCGAACGTACATTAAAACGATCTTTTGCTCGTATGGCATGGATGCCTCCATTAACAACAGGACTTGTATTTATTATTGGTATTATCGGAATAATGGTAATCCCAGGACTTGATAAATCAGGATCTGAACAATTAGTTGGGATGATGGCTAATAAAGTAGCCTCTATCAACTCGTTTTATTACTGGGTAATGGTACTGTTTTTCGGAGGAATCGTAGCCGCGATTATCTCAACAGCCGATTCAGTTCTTTTAAGCTTTTCATCGATGATCTCAAATGATGTATACGGAAAATTTATGAATCCAAATGCTTCTGAACGTAAAAAAGTCATGGTAGGAAAAGCAAGTGGTATCCTTGCAGTTGTTTTTTTGTTGTGGATTGCTTGGAATCCGCCAGCAACCCTCTATGAAATATTCGTCCTAAAGTTCGAGCTATTGGTTCAAGTTTTTCCCGCCTTTATTCTCGGTCTGTATTGGAAACGGCTATCTGCTAAGCCAGTGTTCTTTGGAATGTTAATGGGAGCAATATTAGCTGGAGTACTCACTATTATCGGTCATAAAACAGTAGTTGGTATTCACGGAGGAGTTTTAGGTCTTGCTCTTAATATTTTTATTTGTGTTATCGGATCTTTAATGTTTCCATTATCTGCCCAATCAAAACAAGAAGCTGAAAAATTAACCTCATTAAATATAGAAATGTAA
- a CDS encoding putative membrane protein YhdT (product_source=COG3924; cog=COG3924; pfam=PF06196; superfamily=161111; transmembrane_helix_parts=Inside_1_12,TMhelix_13_32,Outside_33_41,TMhelix_42_64,Inside_65_83), translating to MEKRQIKEPIRKKWIWIVLFFIVMGIVPWYFPKSAGEIFILGFPLWAFVSAIFSLVLCGYLSWLCLNEWKIVEDIEQEEEAKK from the coding sequence ATGGAAAAAAGACAAATAAAAGAACCGATAAGAAAAAAATGGATTTGGATTGTTCTCTTTTTCATCGTCATGGGGATTGTTCCGTGGTATTTTCCGAAAAGCGCTGGGGAAATATTCATTCTCGGCTTTCCACTCTGGGCATTTGTTTCAGCCATTTTTTCACTTGTTTTATGTGGGTATTTAAGCTGGCTTTGTCTTAACGAATGGAAAATTGTTGAAGACATTGAGCAAGAAGAGGAGGCGAAAAAATGA
- a CDS encoding formyl-CoA transferase/succinyl-CoA--D-citramalate CoA-transferase (product_source=KO:K07749/KO:K18313; cath_funfam=3.40.50.10540; cog=COG1804; ko=KO:K07749,KO:K18313; pfam=PF02515; superfamily=89796): MNTKLPLEGLRVIELGTLLAGPFTGRLLADFGAEVIKIEPPEKCDPMRKWGKSKDGVGLWWPIQSRNKKSITLNLRVEEGQKILKELVKQSDILIENFRPGTMEKWNLSYEELSKMNPKLIMVRTSGFGQTGPYKNRAGFGSIGEAMGGLRYVTGFPDRPPTRIGISIGDTLAALFATIGCLIALQERNSSGKGQVVDTALYEAVFAVMESLIPDYLLAGYIRERMGNILPGVAPSNIYFTKDKTYIVIGANADGVFKRLCEAMNQPELAEDPRFSTHEKRGENMKELDDLIEEWTKSLNAKEALKILEEKGVPSGLIYSAKDIVEDPHYKQRDMIISVEHPQLGEFPMPGVVPKLSRTPGQVKYPGAESMGKHNEEVYCGLLGMTTEELKRLQNKQVI, from the coding sequence ATGAATACAAAATTACCATTAGAAGGTCTTCGTGTAATTGAATTAGGCACCTTATTAGCTGGACCATTTACTGGTAGGCTATTAGCAGATTTTGGCGCTGAGGTGATTAAAATTGAACCGCCTGAGAAATGCGACCCAATGAGGAAATGGGGGAAATCAAAAGATGGGGTCGGCCTCTGGTGGCCCATTCAATCACGAAATAAAAAGTCAATTACTTTAAATTTACGTGTTGAAGAAGGACAAAAAATTTTAAAAGAACTAGTTAAACAGTCCGACATTCTGATTGAAAATTTCCGTCCTGGGACAATGGAAAAATGGAATTTATCATATGAAGAATTATCCAAAATGAACCCGAAGCTCATAATGGTTCGCACTTCTGGTTTTGGTCAAACAGGCCCTTATAAAAACAGAGCTGGTTTTGGCAGTATCGGGGAGGCTATGGGCGGTTTACGATATGTTACAGGTTTCCCTGACCGTCCTCCAACAAGAATTGGCATCTCCATTGGTGACACATTAGCAGCCCTTTTTGCAACAATAGGGTGTTTAATTGCCCTACAAGAGAGAAATTCTTCAGGAAAAGGTCAAGTAGTTGATACCGCCTTGTATGAAGCAGTTTTTGCCGTAATGGAAAGCTTAATACCCGATTACTTACTTGCTGGATATATACGTGAACGAATGGGGAATATCCTTCCTGGAGTTGCACCTTCCAACATATATTTTACAAAGGATAAAACATATATTGTTATCGGAGCAAATGCAGATGGAGTTTTTAAACGTTTATGTGAAGCTATGAATCAACCAGAATTAGCGGAAGATCCTCGATTTTCCACACATGAAAAAAGAGGAGAAAATATGAAAGAGTTAGACGACTTAATTGAGGAATGGACGAAGTCTTTAAACGCAAAAGAAGCCTTAAAAATATTAGAGGAAAAAGGAGTACCATCTGGACTTATTTATTCAGCAAAAGATATTGTAGAAGATCCTCATTATAAACAAAGAGATATGATTATTTCCGTTGAACACCCACAATTAGGAGAGTTTCCGATGCCTGGAGTTGTTCCTAAATTAAGTCGAACACCAGGTCAAGTAAAATATCCTGGAGCGGAATCAATGGGCAAGCATAATGAAGAAGTGTATTGTGGCTTGCTTGGTATGACAACAGAAGAGCTAAAACGATTACAAAACAAGCAAGTTATTTAG
- a CDS encoding DNA-binding GntR family transcriptional regulator (product_source=COG1802; cath_funfam=1.10.10.10,1.20.120.530; cog=COG1802; pfam=PF00392,PF07729; smart=SM00345,SM00895; superfamily=46785,48008): MDAYNFIKEAIIHLKYPPGMRLTEESLAKELNLSRTPIREAIKQLEAEGLVVPLKRGVKVRHFTKEDIKKIYDIRTLLESYAAGKAALYRTDENIAALEEANDLYEKAVYQCNEATNENVKLLVEANNRFHESIFAACRNEHLHFHLSKVVVIPLVFRSFYWYSESELQRSLDFHKIILKAIQDQEPDRARIAMHEHIYEGRDQVLKHLDKDQNRNLLKWEGK; encoded by the coding sequence ATGGATGCATACAATTTTATAAAAGAGGCTATTATCCACTTGAAATATCCACCAGGAATGCGTTTAACAGAAGAATCACTTGCGAAAGAATTAAATTTAAGCCGAACTCCTATTCGTGAAGCGATTAAACAGCTAGAAGCAGAAGGATTAGTTGTTCCTTTAAAAAGGGGAGTTAAAGTTCGTCACTTTACGAAAGAAGATATTAAAAAAATTTATGATATAAGGACTTTGCTGGAAAGCTACGCTGCTGGAAAAGCAGCACTATATCGAACAGATGAGAATATAGCAGCATTAGAAGAGGCTAACGATCTATACGAAAAAGCAGTCTATCAATGTAATGAAGCGACTAATGAAAATGTAAAACTTTTGGTAGAAGCAAATAATCGCTTTCACGAATCAATCTTTGCAGCTTGTCGAAATGAACACCTTCACTTTCATCTCTCAAAGGTTGTAGTCATTCCTTTAGTTTTTCGGTCATTTTATTGGTACAGTGAATCCGAATTACAACGGTCTTTAGACTTCCATAAAATCATATTAAAAGCTATTCAAGATCAAGAACCGGATCGAGCCCGTATTGCGATGCATGAACATATTTATGAAGGGCGAGACCAAGTTTTAAAACATCTAGATAAAGATCAAAATCGAAATTTATTAAAGTGGGAGGGAAAATGA
- a CDS encoding hydroxymethylglutaryl-CoA lyase (product_source=KO:K01640; cath_funfam=3.20.20.70; cog=COG0119; ko=KO:K01640; pfam=PF00682; superfamily=51569), producing MVEICEVGPRDGLQNEEKILSTDIKVQLIQRLIDAGIRNIEAVSFVNPKLVPQMADAEEVMKRVPKRDNVRYGGLVLSRSGLERALKTDVNFLHVVITSSDTFNLRNANRTVDKAVKELCQVIQDGVAANKGVSGVIGTAFGCPYEGSVPVSRVLNIAEKFLHDGCSEITLADTTGMANPRQVEEMVVEFKKAFGNDISLGLHFHNTRGLGLANVLAGYQAGVRRFDSSIAGLGGCPFAPKAVGNVCTEDMVHMFHAMEVKTNTNLQQLIEIAKWMELQMERPLDGMVMKAGVV from the coding sequence ATGGTTGAAATTTGCGAAGTAGGACCTCGAGATGGGCTGCAAAATGAAGAAAAAATATTGTCAACTGACATTAAAGTTCAATTGATTCAACGTCTCATTGATGCAGGCATAAGAAACATCGAAGCTGTTTCTTTTGTTAATCCAAAGCTAGTACCACAAATGGCAGACGCAGAAGAAGTAATGAAGCGGGTTCCAAAACGTGACAATGTTCGATACGGAGGATTAGTTCTTAGTAGATCTGGGTTGGAACGTGCGTTGAAAACGGATGTAAATTTTTTGCATGTTGTGATAACAAGCAGTGATACTTTTAATTTGCGAAATGCAAATAGAACGGTAGACAAGGCTGTTAAAGAGTTATGCCAAGTGATTCAAGATGGTGTAGCGGCAAATAAAGGTGTTTCCGGAGTGATCGGTACCGCATTTGGCTGTCCTTACGAGGGAAGTGTTCCGGTGTCTAGAGTTCTCAACATCGCTGAAAAGTTCTTACATGATGGCTGCTCTGAAATTACATTAGCTGATACAACTGGAATGGCCAATCCTCGTCAAGTGGAAGAGATGGTTGTCGAATTTAAAAAAGCTTTTGGAAATGACATATCATTAGGTCTACATTTTCATAACACACGTGGATTAGGACTTGCAAATGTTTTAGCAGGGTATCAAGCTGGTGTAAGGAGGTTTGATTCATCTATAGCTGGATTAGGTGGCTGCCCATTTGCCCCAAAAGCTGTTGGAAATGTTTGTACAGAAGATATGGTTCATATGTTTCATGCTATGGAAGTAAAAACCAATACTAATTTGCAGCAACTAATAGAAATTGCGAAATGGATGGAGCTCCAAATGGAACGTCCGTTAGATGGGATGGTTATGAAAGCAGGGGTCGTATAA
- a CDS encoding protease I (product_source=KO:K05520; cath_funfam=3.40.50.880; cog=COG0693; ko=KO:K05520; pfam=PF01965; superfamily=52317; tigrfam=TIGR01382), whose product MSKKVLIVTGDAVEALEVYYPYYRLLEEGFDVTIAAPKKKKLHTVVHDFADWDTYVEKPGYLLDAHASFADVDPSEYDALVIPGGRAPEYIRLDENLPKIVRHFFEENKPVAAICHASLVLETIPDVVKGRSLTAYIACKPGVEAIGANYVSETTHVDNNLVSAHAWPDLPAFMREFIKLLNK is encoded by the coding sequence ATGAGTAAAAAAGTGTTAATTGTGACAGGAGATGCAGTAGAAGCGTTAGAGGTTTACTATCCTTATTACCGTTTATTAGAGGAAGGTTTTGACGTTACAATCGCAGCACCAAAGAAAAAGAAACTACATACAGTTGTTCATGATTTCGCTGATTGGGACACTTATGTAGAAAAACCAGGATATCTCCTTGATGCACATGCATCATTTGCAGATGTGGATCCATCAGAGTATGATGCTTTAGTTATTCCTGGAGGACGTGCACCAGAATATATTCGCCTTGATGAAAACTTGCCAAAAATTGTCCGTCATTTCTTTGAAGAAAATAAACCAGTAGCAGCGATTTGCCACGCTTCACTCGTGTTAGAAACGATTCCAGATGTTGTGAAAGGCCGCAGCTTGACAGCTTACATTGCCTGCAAACCAGGTGTAGAAGCCATCGGCGCAAACTATGTATCAGAAACAACTCATGTTGATAACAACCTTGTATCTGCCCATGCTTGGCCAGATTTACCAGCATTCATGCGTGAATTTATTAAATTATTAAACAAATAA
- a CDS encoding nitrite transporter NirC (product_source=KO:K02598; cath_funfam=1.20.1080.10; cog=COG2116; ko=KO:K02598; pfam=PF01226; tigrfam=TIGR00790; transmembrane_helix_parts=Inside_1_21,TMhelix_22_44,Outside_45_58,TMhelix_59_81,Inside_82_101,TMhelix_102_124,Outside_125_148,TMhelix_149_171,Inside_172_190,TMhelix_191_213,Outside_214_227,TMhelix_228_250,Inside_251_276), producing the protein MEAVQKCKELALKKRTILEQSLIQYIIRAAMAGVYIGFALVLCFRIGEYFRVANSPATYLVSGIFFGIALVLIMYGGAELFTGNTMYFTISTLQQQTTVKDLVQNWITCYSGNILGAIFFAFLISQSGIFDDVSKDHLLFVVAEKKLHATTMQLFFKGILCNWLVCLAIYIPMQMKEDMAKIFSMILIVFIFFASGYEHSIANFVLFSLALAIPHPATIDLAGVIHNIFPVTLGNIVGGALFMGAIYTYLSSEKEDRFSTKWLLGYVFQKKKALNK; encoded by the coding sequence ATGGAAGCAGTTCAAAAGTGTAAAGAGTTAGCTTTAAAAAAACGTACGATTCTAGAACAATCCCTTATCCAATATATCATTCGTGCAGCGATGGCAGGTGTATACATCGGCTTTGCCCTTGTTCTTTGTTTCCGTATCGGCGAGTATTTTCGTGTAGCAAATTCTCCTGCAACTTATTTAGTGAGCGGTATTTTTTTTGGAATTGCGTTAGTATTAATTATGTATGGTGGTGCTGAACTATTTACTGGAAATACGATGTATTTTACGATTAGTACTTTACAACAGCAAACAACTGTGAAAGATTTGGTGCAAAACTGGATTACATGTTATAGCGGTAATATATTAGGCGCTATCTTTTTTGCGTTTCTTATTTCCCAATCTGGTATTTTTGATGATGTTTCAAAAGATCATTTATTGTTTGTAGTCGCGGAGAAGAAACTACATGCCACAACGATGCAACTCTTTTTTAAAGGAATTCTTTGTAACTGGCTCGTTTGCTTAGCGATTTATATTCCGATGCAAATGAAAGAGGATATGGCGAAAATATTTTCAATGATTTTAATTGTTTTTATCTTTTTTGCTTCTGGATATGAACACTCTATTGCCAATTTTGTCCTTTTTTCACTTGCATTAGCAATTCCGCATCCAGCGACAATTGATTTAGCTGGAGTTATACACAACATTTTTCCAGTAACACTTGGCAATATTGTCGGTGGAGCTTTGTTTATGGGAGCAATTTATACTTATTTGTCATCTGAAAAAGAAGATCGTTTTTCAACGAAGTGGCTTTTAGGATATGTATTTCAAAAGAAAAAAGCTTTAAATAAATGA
- a CDS encoding putative amidohydrolase (product_source=COG0388; cath_funfam=3.60.110.10; cog=COG0388; pfam=PF00795; superfamily=56317) gives MKLRVSAVQYHLHTIQSFEEFAQQVEHYIKTAQEFDVDFVLFPEFFTTQLMSIGNEKGQPLTIQDLPDFTDQYRSLFIDLAKKTNMHIIGGTHVIRKGDRLYNVAHLFYPDGRVAEQAKLHITPTEVKEWNMSPGDGLEVFETEKGTIAMLTCYDIEFPEIVRMAKAKGADVIFCPSCTDDRHGFYRVRYTSHARAIENEVYVVTTGTVGSLPTVDFMRANFGQAAVITPNDIPFPPRGILVEGEINHDMIVTADLDLELLYKVREKGSVTTWRDRRTDLYPDWK, from the coding sequence ATGAAACTAAGAGTTTCAGCCGTTCAATATCATCTCCATACGATTCAATCATTCGAAGAATTTGCTCAACAAGTGGAGCATTACATTAAAACAGCTCAAGAGTTTGATGTAGATTTCGTTTTATTCCCAGAGTTTTTTACTACACAGCTCATGTCCATTGGCAATGAGAAAGGACAGCCTTTAACGATTCAAGATCTTCCAGATTTTACTGACCAATACCGTTCATTATTTATAGATTTAGCTAAGAAAACAAATATGCATATTATTGGTGGAACTCATGTCATCCGCAAAGGTGATCGCTTATATAATGTCGCTCATTTGTTCTATCCAGACGGAAGGGTAGCCGAACAGGCAAAACTCCATATTACCCCTACAGAAGTGAAAGAGTGGAACATGTCACCTGGGGATGGTCTAGAGGTGTTTGAGACGGAAAAAGGTACCATTGCGATGTTAACCTGCTATGACATTGAATTTCCTGAAATCGTTCGCATGGCAAAAGCGAAAGGTGCTGACGTCATTTTCTGTCCTTCTTGCACAGATGACCGTCATGGATTTTATCGTGTTCGTTACACAAGTCATGCAAGAGCCATCGAAAACGAAGTTTATGTCGTTACAACTGGGACGGTGGGCTCCCTTCCGACCGTTGACTTTATGCGAGCAAACTTTGGTCAAGCGGCAGTGATTACACCAAACGATATTCCATTCCCTCCTCGTGGCATATTAGTAGAAGGGGAAATCAATCATGATATGATTGTGACAGCTGATCTTGATTTAGAGCTGTTATACAAAGTTCGTGAAAAAGGATCGGTTACGACATGGCGCGATCGCCGTACAGACCTGTATCCGGATTGGAAATAA
- a CDS encoding ribosomal protein S18 acetylase RimI-like enzyme (product_source=COG0456; cath_funfam=3.40.630.30; cog=COG0456; pfam=PF00583; superfamily=55729), giving the protein MYRKQFYVFNQERPVPAVIRNYEEKDFDGLIRIQQESFPPPFPSELWWNTEQLKNHITLFPEGALCIEINGEIAGSMTGLIVDFDPNHPEHSWEEITDNGYIRNHNPNGNTLYVVDIGVRPAYRKLGLGKWLMLSMYEVVIQLGLERLLGGGRMPGYHKKAHEMTAEQYLEAVLNGEIKDPVITFLLRCGRTPVKVVANYLEDEESCNYAVLMEWKNPFYTAKP; this is encoded by the coding sequence ATGTATCGCAAGCAGTTTTACGTCTTTAACCAAGAGCGTCCTGTGCCAGCGGTGATCCGAAATTATGAAGAAAAGGATTTTGATGGTTTAATTCGTATTCAACAGGAAAGCTTTCCTCCGCCATTTCCGTCTGAATTATGGTGGAATACGGAACAGCTGAAAAACCATATCACGCTATTTCCAGAGGGAGCCTTATGTATTGAAATAAATGGGGAAATTGCTGGGTCGATGACAGGATTAATTGTTGACTTTGATCCGAATCATCCAGAACATTCATGGGAAGAAATCACCGATAATGGATATATTCGTAACCATAATCCAAATGGCAATACGCTCTATGTCGTTGATATCGGCGTTCGACCAGCGTATCGTAAATTAGGTCTTGGAAAATGGCTGATGTTATCCATGTATGAAGTCGTTATTCAATTGGGATTGGAACGTCTGTTAGGCGGAGGAAGAATGCCTGGCTACCATAAAAAAGCTCATGAGATGACAGCGGAACAATATCTTGAAGCGGTCTTAAATGGTGAAATAAAAGATCCTGTCATTACCTTCCTGCTCCGCTGCGGACGTACCCCTGTTAAAGTGGTGGCGAACTATTTAGAAGACGAAGAATCTTGTAACTACGCAGTACTTATGGAATGGAAAAATCCTTTTTATACAGCTAAACCGTAA
- a CDS encoding glutamate 5-kinase (product_source=KO:K00931; cath_funfam=2.30.130.10,3.40.1160.10; cog=COG0263; ko=KO:K00931; pfam=PF00696,PF01472; smart=SM00359; superfamily=53633,88697; tigrfam=TIGR01027), translating into MGKRVVIKIGSSSLTDPNGGLSIEKLTDHVEAIAHLKKLGYEVVLISSGAVSAGYKLLGYPTRPMTIRGKQAAAAVGQGLLIQAYTEVFARHGIICAQLLLTRGDFQKKEQYQNAHVTLQELLKRSVLPIINENDSVSIEELTFGDNDMLSALVSGLVHAETLIILTDINGIYEENPKDNPNAKRLDYLPSISNELIHKMSSDSGSKVGTGGMKSKLMAAQTALSLGVNIFIGKGSGKKKLEEIINGNGDGTYIGPSLSTVKNPKQWIALHSAVKGEIEVDEGAEKAILHQGKSLLPAGIKAVNGMFSSGDVVQIVNSQKELIGKGEVNYSSEQLAKIKGLSSKEAMEKANQTHPEVIHRDKLVFKNKELIL; encoded by the coding sequence ATGGGGAAAAGAGTTGTCATAAAAATCGGCAGCAGCTCGTTAACGGATCCTAATGGTGGTCTTTCTATAGAAAAGCTGACAGATCATGTTGAGGCGATTGCACACTTAAAGAAGCTCGGCTATGAAGTCGTGTTAATATCATCAGGTGCTGTGTCAGCTGGATATAAGCTTTTAGGTTATCCAACAAGACCTATGACCATTAGAGGTAAACAGGCAGCAGCTGCTGTTGGTCAAGGGCTTTTAATACAAGCATATACAGAGGTATTCGCTAGGCATGGAATCATTTGTGCCCAATTATTACTAACGAGAGGGGATTTTCAGAAAAAAGAGCAATATCAAAATGCCCACGTGACACTACAAGAGCTTCTTAAACGTTCTGTTTTACCGATTATTAACGAAAACGATTCGGTTTCGATTGAGGAACTAACCTTCGGTGATAATGATATGCTTTCAGCGCTAGTAAGCGGGTTAGTTCATGCTGAAACACTTATTATTTTAACGGATATTAATGGCATTTATGAGGAGAATCCGAAAGATAATCCGAATGCAAAGCGCCTAGATTATCTTCCTTCTATTTCTAACGAGTTAATTCATAAGATGAGCAGTGATTCCGGTTCGAAAGTTGGAACTGGTGGTATGAAGTCGAAGCTAATGGCTGCACAAACCGCTCTATCCCTTGGTGTTAATATCTTTATAGGAAAAGGCTCCGGAAAGAAAAAATTGGAGGAAATTATCAATGGAAATGGAGATGGAACATATATTGGGCCATCTTTGTCAACCGTGAAAAATCCTAAACAATGGATTGCCTTACATTCTGCTGTAAAAGGGGAAATTGAAGTCGATGAGGGAGCAGAAAAGGCGATTTTACATCAAGGAAAATCGCTGTTGCCTGCAGGTATTAAGGCAGTAAATGGGATGTTTTCAAGCGGGGATGTCGTACAAATTGTTAATTCTCAAAAAGAATTAATTGGCAAAGGTGAAGTGAACTATTCATCTGAGCAGCTTGCCAAGATTAAAGGGTTATCAAGTAAAGAAGCGATGGAGAAAGCCAATCAAACCCATCCAGAAGTCATTCATCGCGATAAATTAGTATTTAAGAATAAGGAGTTGATCTTATGA